Genomic DNA from Carnobacteriaceae bacterium zg-C25:
GATATGGATAGGCAATAGTGCCGTTATTCATTATAAAAAATATTTTGAATTGGTGTTATCAAAACATTATATTAGCGATGTAGATGTTAATGTTTTTAGAGTATTTTTAGCGAATAACTATAAACGAATCAATACCACTATTTTGCTAAAAATAATGTTGAATTATTGTGTGGCTTTAAAAAACAATCCAATCAAGGAAAGTGATGAGCAACTTATTCAAGAAATTGTTGATGAGTTATCGGAAACCATTTATCGACACGGCGTGGAAAATTTTATGTTATTCAATTATGTGATATTTTCAATCGGTTTTTTAGGTGTTGAAAAAAGCGAGAAATTGATAGCCACATCCAAACAAGGTGTCTATTCATTAAAAAGTGATTTGTCTGAACTCAATCATTCCGGTATATTCAGTCGTCAGAATACAAAAATGGATAAATTTTTAACGTTTTTGAATACAAAAAATAAAAATGATTTGAAAATGAGTGATTATATATTTAATTTTCCGAAAATATTTAATGCCTAATCCAATCGGGTGTATCCATATTAAAAAACGGGAATAAATAATAGCAACTTTGATTCTTATCAAGAAGGTTGGATAAAAGTCAAAAATTTTATCAGCTTAAAGTGAAGGCATACCGTTTAGATTTTTACGCACTATGCTGGTAAATGTTTTGTTAAGCGCTTAAACGACTACGTCCTAACATTAGATAAATCGCCTAAATAATTTTAAAGTATCTCATTTTATGTTAAAATGAAATGAAATAGAAAGGGGATTCATATGTTATATCAAACGAACAATCGGTATCACAATGTTTCAAAGACGAAACAACGTTTTACGATTAAAAAATTTAAATTTGGAGTTGCGTCCGTACTGCTTGGTCTTACTTTTGTAGGCGTGAGCGGACAGACGGTACTTGCAAAAGAAACTAACGCAACAATTCAAGCGGCAGAAAGTAGCGCAACAACGAATGCGACGAGTGAAAATGATGAAAAAACTGTCAATGCACTTTCTTTGGAAAAAGAAGAAGAGTCGCAGGAAACAGGCAGTAAGGAATTGTTAACTAATGATACAACAAATTCATCTTCTACTACTGATTTTATAACAGGGCCAGAAGAATACACTCCTACAAATTTAGAAACATCATATTTACTACCAAGCGATAATGTCCATTCTCTTGGAGGTGGTGTTGATGTTACGCCCTTAGAAGCTAAAAATTTAGGGGATGGCTTTGTTGAATATTCGTATCAAATTTCTGTTCAACCGATTGTGAGTAGTGATCATATTCAAACATCAGGTACTGTTCATGTTGCTTTACCTGGATTTGGACAAGATGTTAAATTTACTCAAATTGGTACTTACGATGGAGAGTTATTAAAAGATAACGCAGAGTTTCGTCCGTTTTATGCATTACATACACGAATGACTGCATCAAAAAACGTTGAGGTTCCATTGGGGATTACGCATTCGATTGAAGCGTTTGAGAAAACTCAAGAAGAACGGCAAGCAGAACGCGAAGCAAACAATTATGATTACATCACAGGTTCTTCGCTGGCATTTAATGAGGAAATAGAGTTGCGTAAATCAAAAGGAATGGTTGATTTGCCAAACGCAGTAGTCTTTACTGGCTACACTCAAGATGGGTTTAATCCAGCAGTTGATGCATTTGATGATAAAAATAATCCAACTCCAGCGACATCGATTGAAGAAAATATTGCCAAATATGAAAAATTGCCAAATACCATTAAAAATTATGTCTTTTCTACATACACTGTCGGTCATCCGATGGCAGTTAAAGTCAGTTTCAAAGTGACAGAAGAGCAAGCATTAAAGACACCAAATTTACCATTATGGTCTGCGCTAGCGTGGCGTTCATTTTATGAAGGAGGAATTACATCGTATAAAACGAATGCTCAAAATTTATATGATTTGGATAGTGGTGAAAAAGCTGCAACATTTATCGCTAAACCTGAAACCATTAAAGATGATCAATTTGATAAAAATGGACTTTATGGAACGCAGACGGGTATAACGGCCTATACTGGTGATTGGCGTCTTATTGGAACTGATATTACGAAAGCAAATTTTGACTATGTATCAACCTTTCGTCTGCCAAATAATATAGCAGTATCTTATTTTGCTCCACGATCTGAGGATTTAAGAGACATCGCTGTTGTACGGTATGACACAAAAGTAGATACTCAACCACAAACACTTCAACAAAACTCAGATCCAATTAGTCCAACAGAATCTCAGCCATCTCAGAATATCCATACTCTTGGTGGCGGTGTTGATGTTACGCCTCTAGAAGCGAAAGATTTAGGGGATGGCTTTGTTGAATATTCTTATCAAGTATCTGTTCAAGCCGTTCAAAGTAGTGATCATATTCAAACATCAAGCACACTTCATGTTGCGCTGCCTGGATTTGGACAAGATGTCACTTTCACTCAAATTGGGACTTACAATAAAGATGCCCTAGGAATAGACAATTACGATGTGAATAAATTGCGTGAAAGACGGTTGCAGGCTTCTAAAGATGTAGAGGTTCCATTAGGGATTACAACAACAATGGAAGCATTTGATAAAACACAGGAAGAACGACGAGCGCTATTAGCCGCACATCATAAAGAGAAGTATTTCCAAAATACCTCTTTAGCGTGGAATGAAGAGATAGAATTACGTAAGGCAAACGGTTTAGTAACTTTGCCAAATGCGGTTGTCTTTAGAGGTCTTTCAAAAAACGAATACGAAACAGAAGTTGAAGGTCTTAGAGATTTTGATGGTATTTTAGAATCATGGACAGTCGAAGAACAAATTGAAAAATACGGCGATAGACCGCACCTAATCAAAAATTACCTACTTTCTGCAGAAGGTGCGGGTCATCCTTTAGCATTTAGAGTAACTTTTAAAGTACCAAAGGAACAAGCCTTAAAAACACCAAATTTACCATTATGGGCTGCTCTTGCTTGGCGATCATTCACTGAAGGTGGCATTGCTAGCTATGATACTGGATCACAAAGTCTGTTTGATTTTCCGAGTGGTAGAAAGTCAGCGCAATTTATTTCTTATCCAGAGTATATTAACAAAGAGCAGTTTGATAAAAATGGACTGTATGGTACGACTACAGGTATAACTCGTTACACAGGAGATTGGCGGTTTATTGGTAATGACGTGACACACAGTGCATTCAACTTTGCGAATATCTTTAATTTAAGAGATAATCCTGATGTGACTTATTTTGCCCCAATCGATGAAGATTTAAGAGATATTGCTGTTGTGCGTTTTGAAGAACAGCCGGAAACCACAGAAGAACCAAATGAAGAGGTGGAAAAACCAACAGAGGATCAGACCGAAACGCCAACGCCGAATGAAACACCTAACGAACCCGTAAAACCAGATGAAAAAGTAGAGCAACCAAAAACGCCAATCGAAACTCCAACACCAAGTGAAGAGTTGTCGCCAAAACAACCAAAAGAACAAAAAGAAGATCGTTTATTACCAGAAACGGGTGAAACAAAACATCAATCCTTTAGTGTTGCACTGTTAGCCATTGTGGCTTCAATCGGTTCATTATTTGGAGCTAAGAAAAAAGAAAATTAGCGAACAGAGAAATAGATTGCAAATTAAGGTGGAAATATAACTTGGATACATTTATATCTGCACTATTTTTAGTTATTTTTATTGGAATTATAATTTACAATAAAAAAACTAAAAAGTAATCAAAATCTGAAATGAAGGTATTGAATCCAATAAGTGAGACAAAATTTGTTGGCTCTATGTCAAATAGGGTTGATGGTTCATAAAGATAGTGATTTAACAGATGTTAAGTTGCTATCTTTTTGTTTTAGTCGAAAAGTGATGTCAGTTGATGAAAATGCACGGGATATATTGCATATATGTTTATGGTTAGGTAATAAATCATTCATTATGCATTAAAATTGAGATGGTTGAAAATGATATAATGCACTAGTGTAAGAAGCTAATATTTGAATATTTAAGAAAATAGAGTTAAATTGTAGGTGTAATGAAAGGGGATTCATATGTTTAAAAAAATTGTATCTACTTTAACTTTAGTTGTTGTATTAGGTGCATGTTCCACTATTCCAAAAGAAGAAGCTTTAAAATTAAATCAAACAAAGGCAAAAGTCACAAGTAGTAGTGTACAAAATCAAGAAACGTCTACTGCTGTAAATGAATCAGCAATGACTAAATCATCACATCAAATTTCGACGGGGTCACTTCAATTATCCGAAGAACAAATCACTAAAGTCGAACGCTATCGAAAAGAAATTGCGCAAGCAAGAAAAAAACAGTTAGATTATATTAATTCTTTGCCTGAAAATCAAAGAAATCAGGTACAATCGCCTTCTGCAATAGGCGTATTAAAAGTAACGGAATTAGAACAGAAATATCCAGACGATTCAAGATGGATTAATGCGGCATTTCGTATAACGGAAACAGGGATTAATCGTATATGGCTTGAAAAAAATGATGGATCAATAGAATATACAGAACTACGTACCAAACAAATTATTGAAATGTATAGTAAAAAGCATAATAAACAATTTATTGAATGTAGTCCAGCTACAGTTGGAAACTATTATGGATTGGCTGTTCCCAATGAGATGCTAGAACATGCAGTTTTAAATGGTCAAGAAATAACATTTGCATGGGGAACGCAACAACTAGGAACGTCTACTGATTTATATGATTTAAAAGCCTGCTATTCGAATATAAATGAAAAAGAAGTTATTTTATTTGTAGAAAAAGATGGCGAATTCATGGTACTTATCACAAATGGAAATCTAGAAAATCATAAAGTGCATTTAATCAAAAGTGATGATGAAATATTAAATCAGTATCTGAACAATTAAACGTTCGCTGGTTCAGGCTCTATGTCAAATAGGGTTGATGACTCATAAAGATAGTGATTTAACAGATGTTAAGTTGCTATCTTTTCATTTTATGGTCAAAGTGTTGCCATTTCACGTTATATTATTCCGTTAAAACGCATATGTTATTCCTTTTTTTCCTATTATTCCGATAAAATGGTATAATAGGAAAGACTGGAGGTATTTTATGTATATTACAGTGAAACAAGCATCTGAAAAATGGGGAATATCTGATAGGAGAGTAAGGATTTTATGTTCAGAAGGGAAAATTCCCGGTGCATATCAAAAAGGACGGGCTTGGAAAATACCGTATGATGCAACAAAGCCGACTGATGCAAGATATAAAATTAAGAAATCACTCATTCCAATTATAGAAGATAAATTAGAAATGCTTCGAAAAAGAAGACCTTTAACAGAAGGGGAGTTGGAGCGGTTAAATGAAGAATTCCTAACAGAATATACCTATAACTCAAATGCAATCGAAGGCAACACGTTAACTCTACGAGAAACAGACATGGTTCTTAGAGGACTTACTATTGAACAGAAATCATTAAAGGAACATTTGGAGGTAATTGGACATAAAGAGGCCTTTGATTATATAAGACAGCTTGTTAGTGAAAATGCTCAAATATCTGAAAAAGTAATAAAGGATATTCACTATTTAGTCTTGGCTGATAAAAAAGAGGATAGAGGAATATACAGAAGAGTGCCTGTTCGAATTATGGGTGCTGCACATGAACCTGTACAGCCCTATTTGATTATACCTAAAATGGAAGAACTACTGAAACAATATACAAATAGTAAAGAAGATATTGTGACCAAGTTGGCCCGTTTTCATATCGAATTTGAAGGCATACATCCTTTTATTGATGGAATGGAAGAACCGGAAGATTACTCGTTAACTTGGAACTAATGAAAGCGGGCTATCCGCCAATAGATATAAAGTTTACTGATCGTTTAAAATATTATGAAGCCTTTGATGAATATCATGTAAAACATAATTTATCGGCAATGGCAGACATGTTTGCAAGATATTTGAATCAGAGACTCGATCTATATCTGTCTATGTTGCAGGAGCAAGAATAAATAAATTAAATGTCTGTCAAAGCGGTATTAACGTTGTGATGGAACGGTACTGAAAAGTGATATAATAAAGATAAATTAGGTGCTTTTGGGAGATAAAATGATTTTACATTGCATGAAAAAATCTGATTGGGAAGAAAGAAAAAGTAAAAAACAGTGGGGT
This window encodes:
- a CDS encoding YSIRK-type signal peptide-containing protein, which codes for MLYQTNNRYHNVSKTKQRFTIKKFKFGVASVLLGLTFVGVSGQTVLAKETNATIQAAESSATTNATSENDEKTVNALSLEKEEESQETGSKELLTNDTTNSSSTTDFITGPEEYTPTNLETSYLLPSDNVHSLGGGVDVTPLEAKNLGDGFVEYSYQISVQPIVSSDHIQTSGTVHVALPGFGQDVKFTQIGTYDGELLKDNAEFRPFYALHTRMTASKNVEVPLGITHSIEAFEKTQEERQAEREANNYDYITGSSLAFNEEIELRKSKGMVDLPNAVVFTGYTQDGFNPAVDAFDDKNNPTPATSIEENIAKYEKLPNTIKNYVFSTYTVGHPMAVKVSFKVTEEQALKTPNLPLWSALAWRSFYEGGITSYKTNAQNLYDLDSGEKAATFIAKPETIKDDQFDKNGLYGTQTGITAYTGDWRLIGTDITKANFDYVSTFRLPNNIAVSYFAPRSEDLRDIAVVRYDTKVDTQPQTLQQNSDPISPTESQPSQNIHTLGGGVDVTPLEAKDLGDGFVEYSYQVSVQAVQSSDHIQTSSTLHVALPGFGQDVTFTQIGTYNKDALGIDNYDVNKLRERRLQASKDVEVPLGITTTMEAFDKTQEERRALLAAHHKEKYFQNTSLAWNEEIELRKANGLVTLPNAVVFRGLSKNEYETEVEGLRDFDGILESWTVEEQIEKYGDRPHLIKNYLLSAEGAGHPLAFRVTFKVPKEQALKTPNLPLWAALAWRSFTEGGIASYDTGSQSLFDFPSGRKSAQFISYPEYINKEQFDKNGLYGTTTGITRYTGDWRFIGNDVTHSAFNFANIFNLRDNPDVTYFAPIDEDLRDIAVVRFEEQPETTEEPNEEVEKPTEDQTETPTPNETPNEPVKPDEKVEQPKTPIETPTPSEELSPKQPKEQKEDRLLPETGETKHQSFSVALLAIVASIGSLFGAKKKEN
- a CDS encoding DUF4767 domain-containing protein encodes the protein MFKKIVSTLTLVVVLGACSTIPKEEALKLNQTKAKVTSSSVQNQETSTAVNESAMTKSSHQISTGSLQLSEEQITKVERYRKEIAQARKKQLDYINSLPENQRNQVQSPSAIGVLKVTELEQKYPDDSRWINAAFRITETGINRIWLEKNDGSIEYTELRTKQIIEMYSKKHNKQFIECSPATVGNYYGLAVPNEMLEHAVLNGQEITFAWGTQQLGTSTDLYDLKACYSNINEKEVILFVEKDGEFMVLITNGNLENHKVHLIKSDDEILNQYLNN